A region from the Bradyrhizobium erythrophlei genome encodes:
- a CDS encoding DNA primase family protein, giving the protein MTDTNKPDNPKSNVTSLKPKANPKGQPHAATDAAEKLPWPIKLAERWLDDREQHGTDLRLVPDKDGHKHFWKYENGLWKLVTDDKEVIKWLAPQLQAVLIDDFHQKRKAANRLFSEATQYIIRGAAIREPLPNFIDWDAHGKIATKTGLIDPLTHKIQPMCKNHYCTSRLDIDYDPDAKCPKWEQLLADAFSDRTEQDRATYINVLQEFEGTTLISRRPKALCRELLLQGPTDCGKSVLLYVMSGLHTDNPITTPFKELGSTHGLQPFLRRGVPWVLHEAFEAGVWFQTSETKMIIVGDPIPINPKYGAPVSIRPNNPPMHATNHPASWKDSSEATVARMQIIPFTKKFDKKKPIGVAAEACKINPTWGPHNLILDREKAGVFNWALAGLKQALERGYFTNTEAGEAVLEEVRTDSNIAAGFMKECIEHDASVMISTVDFFGPLRKWHAEQHGDRKEGGPTPDMVGKHLAALCDPLIVRDKNKYKLKGLRFYIGIKLNEVGKEFFESCVTEDFDGRNRRAELARMSINYADTIKPIPADWLDHPEIKELQARAKAAALAADLLRQTGR; this is encoded by the coding sequence ATGACGGACACCAACAAACCCGACAATCCCAAGTCCAACGTCACGTCGCTCAAGCCGAAAGCCAACCCAAAGGGCCAGCCTCACGCCGCTACTGACGCCGCTGAAAAACTGCCGTGGCCTATCAAGCTGGCCGAACGCTGGCTTGATGATCGGGAACAACATGGCACCGATTTGCGGCTGGTGCCCGACAAGGATGGCCACAAGCATTTCTGGAAATATGAGAATGGATTGTGGAAGCTGGTAACAGACGACAAAGAAGTTATCAAATGGCTGGCCCCTCAATTGCAGGCGGTGTTGATTGATGACTTCCACCAGAAACGCAAAGCCGCCAACAGACTGTTTTCCGAAGCCACGCAATATATTATACGTGGCGCGGCAATCCGCGAGCCGCTGCCGAACTTTATCGACTGGGATGCTCACGGCAAGATAGCTACCAAGACAGGCTTGATCGATCCGCTCACACACAAGATCCAACCGATGTGCAAAAACCATTACTGCACGTCGCGGCTCGATATCGACTATGACCCCGACGCCAAGTGTCCGAAATGGGAGCAGTTGCTGGCCGATGCATTCTCGGATCGGACTGAACAAGATCGCGCCACCTACATCAACGTGTTGCAGGAATTCGAAGGCACGACCCTGATCAGCAGACGGCCCAAGGCGCTATGCCGTGAGCTACTATTGCAAGGCCCCACCGACTGCGGCAAGAGCGTATTGCTTTATGTCATGAGCGGATTGCACACCGACAACCCGATCACGACGCCGTTCAAGGAACTAGGTAGCACCCATGGGCTACAACCATTCCTGCGGCGCGGCGTGCCGTGGGTGCTGCATGAAGCGTTTGAAGCTGGGGTATGGTTTCAAACCAGCGAAACCAAAATGATCATCGTCGGTGATCCGATCCCGATCAATCCGAAGTACGGTGCGCCGGTATCGATCAGGCCGAACAACCCGCCCATGCACGCCACCAATCATCCGGCGTCTTGGAAAGACTCCAGCGAGGCAACGGTGGCGCGGATGCAGATCATTCCATTCACCAAGAAATTCGACAAGAAAAAACCCATCGGGGTCGCCGCCGAAGCCTGCAAGATAAACCCGACATGGGGGCCGCATAATCTGATCCTCGATAGGGAAAAGGCGGGCGTCTTTAACTGGGCGCTGGCTGGATTGAAGCAGGCGCTGGAACGCGGTTACTTCACCAACACGGAAGCAGGCGAGGCGGTCTTGGAAGAAGTCCGCACCGACAGCAACATAGCCGCAGGCTTCATGAAAGAGTGCATTGAGCATGACGCCAGCGTGATGATCTCGACAGTGGACTTTTTTGGACCACTTAGGAAATGGCACGCCGAGCAACACGGCGATAGAAAAGAAGGCGGCCCAACTCCTGATATGGTTGGCAAGCATCTTGCCGCGTTGTGCGATCCGCTGATCGTGCGGGACAAGAACAAGTACAAGCTGAAAGGATTGCGCTTCTATATCGGCATCAAACTGAATGAGGTAGGCAAGGAGTTTTTTGAAAGCTGCGTGACGGAAGATTTTGACGGCAGGAACCGACGCGCCGAACTGGCGCGTATGTCCATCAACTACGCGGACACTATCAAGCCGATACCCGCAGACTGGCTGGACCACCCTGAAATCAAGGAGCTACAGGCTCGCGCCAAAGCCGCAGCTTTGGCGGCAGATTTACTCCGGCAGACAGGCCGCTAA
- a CDS encoding PAS domain S-box protein: MFNRNDETGARIGALQSAIFNSANFSSIATDAKGVIQIFNVGAERMLGYTAAEVMNKITPADISDPQELIARAKALSVELGTSITPGFEALVFKASRGIEDIYELTYIRKDGSRVPAVVSVTALRDAQDVIIGYLLIGTELKAGALQSAIFNSANFSSIATDAKGVIQIFNVGAERMLGFTAAEVMNKITPADISDPQELIARAKALSVELATPITPGFEALVFKASRGIEDIYELTYIRKDGSRFPAVVSVTALRDAQDVIIGYLLIGTDNTARKLVEEEQKKSDQRLRDQQFYTRSLIESNIDAIMTTDPSGIITDVNKQMEALTGCTRDELIGAPFKGYFTDPERAEAAIKRVLSEKSVTDYELTARARDGKQTVVSYNATTFYDRNRTLQGVFAAARDVTERKRVEAELQQAKAAAESASRTKSDFLASMSHEIRTPMNAIMGISDLLAKTSLTPEQDKYVQIFRRAGDNLLNLINDILDLSKVEASQLELERTGFSLNDLLEKVTEMVAARAHEKGLLMVYEIAPNVPNDLVGDPTRLRQVLLNLLGNAIKFTQSGEVTLRVALDANPSVPTALRFTVSDTGIGIPREKLGQVFERFTQADSSTTRRFGGSGLGLTISKRLVELMGGRIWVESEVGKGSVFAFAVPFEISATVNRPAALTVGTDPDVPLPALRILLAEDSPDNCIITMAYLEDTPYRVEIAETGAIACKMFELGHYDLVLMDRQMPVMDGLTATRTIRAWEQANDRPPTPIVALTASALKGDREMCLAAGCTAFLTKPIKQEVLLQAIREHSIVAPSSSKEESSRIDLIRLRVKSKSANRIPAYLQNCRRNVIVMSDALDRVDFETVTSLGHQMMGSGGMFGFQAITDIGGAIELAAGSADTDASRKWLGALSIYLDGVETISN; the protein is encoded by the coding sequence GTGTTCAATAGAAATGACGAGACGGGCGCGCGGATTGGCGCGCTGCAAAGCGCGATTTTCAACAGTGCCAACTTTTCCAGCATCGCCACCGACGCGAAGGGCGTTATTCAGATCTTCAACGTCGGTGCCGAGCGGATGCTTGGCTATACGGCCGCCGAGGTGATGAACAAGATCACACCGGCCGACATTTCCGATCCGCAGGAGCTGATCGCGCGCGCCAAAGCGCTGAGCGTCGAACTTGGAACCTCGATCACGCCGGGCTTCGAGGCCCTGGTGTTCAAGGCCTCGCGCGGGATCGAGGACATCTACGAGCTGACCTATATCCGCAAGGATGGCAGCCGGGTTCCGGCGGTTGTGTCCGTTACGGCCTTGCGCGACGCGCAGGACGTCATCATCGGCTATCTGCTGATCGGCACCGAGCTCAAGGCGGGAGCCCTCCAGAGCGCAATCTTCAACAGCGCTAACTTCTCGAGCATTGCCACCGACGCGAAGGGGGTCATTCAGATCTTCAACGTCGGCGCCGAGCGGATGCTTGGCTTTACAGCCGCCGAGGTGATGAACAAGATCACGCCAGCCGACATTTCCGATCCGCAGGAGCTGATCGCGCGCGCCAAAGCGCTGAGCGTCGAGCTCGCAACCCCGATCACGCCGGGCTTCGAAGCCCTGGTGTTCAAGGCCTCGCGCGGGATCGAGGACATCTACGAGCTGACCTATATCCGCAAGGATGGCAGCCGATTCCCGGCGGTAGTGTCGGTCACGGCGCTGCGCGACGCGCAGGACGTTATCATTGGCTATCTGCTCATTGGTACCGACAACACTGCGCGCAAGCTGGTCGAAGAAGAGCAGAAAAAGTCCGATCAACGCTTGCGCGACCAACAATTCTACACCCGCTCGCTGATCGAATCCAACATCGATGCGATCATGACCACCGATCCCTCCGGCATCATCACCGACGTCAACAAGCAGATGGAGGCACTTACCGGCTGTACGCGCGACGAGTTGATTGGTGCCCCGTTCAAGGGTTACTTCACTGATCCGGAGCGAGCCGAGGCGGCGATCAAGCGCGTGCTGAGCGAAAAGTCGGTCACCGATTACGAGCTGACGGCGCGCGCCCGCGACGGCAAGCAGACGGTGGTGTCCTACAATGCGACCACCTTTTACGACCGGAACCGGACACTGCAGGGCGTCTTCGCCGCGGCGCGCGACGTCACGGAGCGCAAGCGAGTGGAGGCGGAATTGCAGCAGGCCAAGGCCGCTGCCGAGAGCGCGAGCCGAACCAAATCGGATTTTCTGGCGAGCATGAGTCATGAAATCCGAACGCCGATGAATGCCATCATGGGCATTTCGGACCTTCTCGCGAAGACTTCTCTCACGCCTGAGCAAGACAAGTATGTGCAGATCTTTCGCCGCGCCGGCGACAACCTGCTGAATCTAATCAACGACATCCTCGATCTCTCCAAGGTCGAAGCCTCGCAGCTGGAGTTGGAGCGGACCGGCTTCTCCTTGAACGATCTTCTGGAGAAAGTGACGGAGATGGTGGCGGCCCGGGCTCATGAAAAAGGATTGCTCATGGTGTATGAGATCGCGCCGAATGTGCCCAACGACCTGGTCGGCGACCCGACACGGCTGCGTCAGGTGTTGCTCAATTTGCTTGGCAACGCGATCAAGTTCACGCAATCGGGCGAAGTGACCCTGCGAGTTGCACTAGATGCGAATCCCTCCGTCCCGACCGCATTGCGGTTCACAGTATCGGACACCGGCATCGGTATTCCCCGCGAGAAATTGGGTCAGGTGTTTGAACGCTTCACACAAGCCGACTCATCCACCACGCGCAGGTTCGGCGGCTCGGGGCTGGGGCTCACGATTTCGAAGCGCCTGGTGGAATTGATGGGTGGGCGCATCTGGGTCGAAAGTGAAGTCGGGAAAGGCAGCGTGTTTGCTTTCGCCGTACCATTCGAGATCTCGGCTACGGTCAATCGGCCGGCGGCCCTTACGGTCGGCACGGATCCTGATGTGCCGCTGCCGGCGCTACGAATTCTTCTGGCGGAGGACTCGCCGGACAACTGCATCATCACGATGGCCTATCTCGAGGACACGCCGTACCGGGTTGAAATCGCCGAGACTGGGGCCATCGCCTGCAAAATGTTTGAACTCGGTCATTACGACCTTGTCCTGATGGATCGACAGATGCCCGTCATGGACGGCTTGACCGCGACGCGGACGATTCGAGCGTGGGAGCAGGCGAACGATCGGCCGCCCACACCGATCGTTGCACTAACGGCCTCCGCCTTGAAGGGCGATCGAGAAATGTGTCTGGCGGCCGGGTGCACGGCTTTTTTGACGAAACCAATCAAACAAGAGGTGTTGCTGCAAGCGATCAGGGAGCACTCCATCGTCGCTCCTTCGTCATCGAAAGAAGAAAGCAGCCGGATCGACCTGATCCGTTTGCGGGTCAAATCCAAATCCGCAAACCGCATCCCCGCGTATCTGCAGAACTGCAGGCGGAATGTCATCGTGATGTCGGACGCCTTGGATCGAGTTGACTTTGAGACCGTGACGAGTCTGGGGCACCAGATGATGGGCTCCGGGGGCATGTTTGGATTCCAGGCCATTACTGACATCGGTGGCGCCATTGAGCTGGCAGCGGGGAGCGCCGACACCGATGCATCGCGCAAGTGGTTGGGCGCATTGTCCATCTATCTGGATGGTGTCGAGACCATTTCCAACTAG